A stretch of the Nostoc punctiforme PCC 73102 genome encodes the following:
- a CDS encoding NB-ARC domain-containing protein, giving the protein MTVEEAIALVEQVLERGRLTKVQEIVFRQSWAGQTYLEMAVDCDYNHSHIKDVGSELWRSLSQALGEKVTKNNLHGVLKRIAQGQKDTNASSTLNLQPFTNWGEAIDVSQFYGRTTELETLSQWIVRDRCRVVTLLGMGGMGKTALSVKLAEQLQGEFEYVIWRSLRHAPFFQDKLTDCIKILSHQQVTTLPSDPHEQITCLIEYLRKSRCLLILDNFDTLLQQGKQTGCYREGYESYGELLWRLGETQHQSCVLLTSREKPAEIAALEGDGLPVRTLALSGLEVADGQTILTLKGLSGAEDETRQLVECYRGNPLALKIAATSIRDLYEGNIARFLTDGTTVFKGIGNLLEQQFKRLSTKEQQIMYWLAINREPVVAAVLQEDIVPAVSRANLLEALESLSWRSLIEKSFGGFTQQPVVMEYMTDQLIEQVCQEIINFEIRLLNLYALIKANAKDYIRESQTHVILESLLIGLQSRLNNPGEIELKIQQLILRLQKEIPAQPGYVCGNLINLLRHLKVDFTNYDFSNLTIWQADFQGTNLNKVNFTGANIKKSVFTEYLASSLCVKFSPDGKFLVSTDANDGIHLWNIEGLAAIHLTTLQGHQAWVWDAKFSPNGKVLATCSDDGVIKIWNINTGKCHHTLQDDSKRSWSISFSPDGKILASGSGDHTVKLWDINTGQLLKVLKGHINIVRPVIFSSDGKIIASGSEDQTIKIWDVDSGEYLQTLEGHLAQVWSVSLSEDGKILASGSADKTVKLWDVSTGECRTTLQGNQIDGVWSVSFSPSGESVVVAGEVPVISLWDIKTGECIQTFLGHIGRVWSVAFSPNGKTLASASEDQSVKLWDVTTGRCLKTLQGYSSRVWCVAVNANGQLLAANTNKTLRIWDISTAKCIHTLHGHTREICGTVFSSHETILASAGADGTIRLWDTITGKCLRTLQVNGWILSLAMSPQGNALATANTDTMAKIWDIKTGECIKTLEGHTGWVFSVAWSPNGQFLATSSDRCIKLWDVKTWQCIKTLEAHSGWVYSLDWSPDGQTLLSGSFDLSLKLWDINTGNCQQTLHGHTKIVLGAKFHPQGNIIASTGQDGTIKLWNSNTGECLRTLIGHADWIWAIAFHPNGQTLASGSQDETIKLWDVETGECLQTLRSPRPYEDMNIAGITGLTAAQKATLKALGAVESVATDG; this is encoded by the coding sequence ATGACGGTTGAAGAAGCGATCGCACTAGTCGAGCAAGTATTGGAACGGGGACGCTTAACAAAAGTTCAAGAGATTGTCTTCCGTCAATCATGGGCAGGACAGACGTACTTAGAGATGGCTGTAGACTGCGATTACAACCACAGTCACATCAAAGACGTTGGCTCTGAATTATGGCGATCGCTCTCTCAAGCTTTAGGAGAAAAAGTTACCAAAAATAACCTGCACGGAGTACTGAAGCGAATCGCACAGGGACAAAAGGACACAAATGCCTCCTCAACCTTAAACCTTCAACCCTTCACAAACTGGGGGGAAGCAATTGACGTTTCTCAATTTTATGGACGTACTACTGAATTAGAAACCCTCAGCCAATGGATTGTGAGAGATCGCTGTCGTGTAGTAACACTGCTAGGTATGGGTGGCATGGGCAAAACCGCACTCTCAGTGAAGTTAGCAGAACAATTGCAGGGAGAATTTGAATATGTCATTTGGCGATCGCTGCGGCACGCACCTTTTTTTCAAGACAAACTGACAGACTGCATTAAAATCCTTTCTCATCAGCAAGTTACCACATTGCCCTCTGACCCTCATGAGCAAATTACCTGTTTAATCGAGTACCTCCGCAAATCTCGATGCTTGTTGATTCTGGATAATTTCGACACATTATTGCAGCAAGGTAAACAGACAGGCTGTTACCGTGAGGGCTACGAATCCTATGGCGAACTCTTGTGGCGATTGGGAGAAACACAGCATCAAAGCTGTGTCCTGCTCACCAGCCGAGAAAAACCTGCTGAAATTGCTGCCTTAGAAGGTGATGGTTTGCCAGTTCGTACCCTGGCTTTATCAGGATTAGAAGTCGCTGATGGACAAACAATTTTGACACTCAAGGGTTTATCAGGCGCTGAAGACGAAACCCGCCAATTGGTTGAGTGTTACCGTGGTAATCCACTAGCTTTGAAAATTGCTGCCACCTCAATTCGGGACTTATATGAAGGCAATATCGCTCGTTTTTTAACTGATGGCACAACTGTATTTAAGGGTATTGGCAATCTCCTAGAGCAGCAATTTAAAAGACTCTCCACCAAGGAGCAGCAAATCATGTACTGGCTAGCAATTAATCGTGAGCCAGTTGTAGCTGCCGTGTTACAAGAAGATATTGTGCCAGCAGTTTCAAGGGCAAATTTACTAGAAGCGTTGGAGTCTTTGAGTTGGCGTTCCTTAATAGAAAAAAGTTTCGGTGGCTTTACTCAGCAACCTGTAGTTATGGAATACATGACAGACCAACTTATTGAACAGGTTTGTCAAGAAATAATAAATTTTGAGATTCGCTTATTAAATTTATACGCTCTCATCAAAGCTAATGCTAAAGATTATATTAGAGAAAGTCAAACTCACGTTATTTTAGAATCTTTATTAATTGGGTTACAAAGTAGATTAAATAACCCAGGAGAAATTGAATTAAAAATTCAACAATTAATTTTAAGATTACAAAAAGAAATTCCCGCTCAACCTGGATATGTATGTGGGAATTTGATTAATTTACTGCGACATTTGAAAGTAGATTTTACCAATTACGATTTTTCTAATTTAACAATTTGGCAAGCTGATTTCCAAGGCACAAATTTAAATAAAGTAAATTTCACAGGTGCAAATATTAAGAAATCAGTTTTTACAGAATATTTAGCTAGTAGCCTTTGTGTTAAATTCAGCCCTGACGGAAAATTTTTAGTTAGTACCGATGCAAATGATGGCATTCATTTATGGAATATTGAAGGTTTAGCAGCGATACATTTAACGACTCTACAAGGACATCAAGCTTGGGTTTGGGACGCTAAGTTTAGTCCGAATGGTAAAGTCTTAGCAACTTGTAGTGATGATGGTGTCATTAAAATATGGAATATTAATACTGGGAAATGTCATCATACTTTACAAGATGATTCCAAGCGTAGTTGGTCGATAAGCTTCAGTCCAGATGGAAAAATACTAGCAAGCGGTAGTGGAGACCACACTGTTAAACTTTGGGATATCAATACTGGGCAATTGTTGAAAGTATTAAAGGGACATATAAATATTGTCCGTCCAGTTATTTTTAGTTCAGATGGAAAAATTATTGCTAGTGGAAGTGAAGACCAAACTATCAAGATTTGGGATGTTGATAGTGGTGAATATTTGCAGACTTTAGAAGGACACTTGGCACAAGTTTGGTCAGTTTCTTTGAGTGAAGATGGGAAGATACTAGCAAGTGGGAGTGCTGATAAAACAGTAAAACTTTGGGATGTGAGTACGGGGGAATGTCGAACAACTTTACAAGGAAATCAAATTGATGGTGTTTGGTCAGTTAGCTTTAGTCCTAGTGGTGAGAGTGTTGTAGTTGCAGGTGAAGTACCTGTAATCAGTTTGTGGGATATCAAAACTGGCGAATGTATTCAAACCTTTTTAGGACATATAGGCCGTGTTTGGTCAGTTGCTTTCAGCCCCAATGGTAAAACTTTAGCAAGTGCAAGTGAAGATCAGAGCGTTAAGTTATGGGATGTGACTACAGGAAGATGTTTAAAAACCTTACAAGGATACTCAAGTCGTGTTTGGTGTGTAGCTGTTAACGCCAATGGTCAGTTATTAGCTGCAAATACAAACAAAACACTAAGAATATGGGATATTTCCACAGCTAAATGCATACATACTTTACATGGGCATACTCGTGAAATCTGTGGGACTGTTTTTAGTTCTCATGAAACAATCCTTGCTAGTGCTGGTGCAGATGGGACAATTCGCCTTTGGGATACGATTACAGGTAAATGCTTAAGAACTTTACAGGTAAACGGGTGGATACTCTCACTTGCTATGAGTCCTCAAGGAAATGCTTTAGCCACTGCTAATACAGATACTATGGCTAAGATTTGGGATATCAAAACTGGGGAATGTATCAAGACTTTAGAGGGACATACTGGTTGGGTATTTTCTGTTGCCTGGAGTCCAAATGGACAATTTCTGGCTACTAGCAGCGATCGCTGCATTAAGTTATGGGATGTCAAAACATGGCAATGTATCAAGACTTTAGAGGCACATTCCGGTTGGGTATATTCACTAGATTGGAGTCCAGACGGTCAAACGTTACTCAGCGGCAGTTTTGACCTCAGCTTGAAATTATGGGATATCAATACAGGAAACTGTCAGCAAACTTTGCACGGACACACAAAAATAGTGTTAGGTGCAAAGTTTCATCCCCAAGGCAACATTATTGCCAGTACAGGTCAAGATGGAACGATAAAACTTTGGAACAGCAATACAGGAGAATGCCTGAGAACACTCATAGGACATGCAGATTGGATTTGGGCTATTGCCTTTCACCCCAACGGGCAAACCCTTGCTAGTGGCAGTCAAGATGAGACAATTAAGCTGTGGGATGTCGAAACAGGGGAGTGTTTGCAAACTTTGCGATCGCCCCGCCCCTACGAAGATATGAATATTGCAGGCATTACAGGGTTAACCGCAGCCCAAAAAGCGACTCTAAAAGCGCTCGGAGCAGTAGAATCAGTTGCTACAGACGGTTAA
- a CDS encoding ParA family protein translates to MRTCSSISLSGGQGKTTTIFFTSLLLARLGLRVLTIDADPQANLTFYLNHEVDPNQPSLFEVLTGQVTTEDGIYPTTHENLFLIPADRGLFKVSDFLSSSGTGAFILKLRLKSVANIFDYVLIDVQPSRSQLCLTAVGTSDYVIIPVEANVKGTNSLIDTLSFLTEQANLMAFTGRVLGIVPFRDRWVGNTQTLEGRQNIEAMREFALDIPILPSIRESEKFKSAIRQGKLLSDLGQSDLQYPFEQIIEALTHE, encoded by the coding sequence ATGCGAACCTGCTCATCCATCTCCCTCTCCGGTGGACAGGGAAAAACAACCACTATCTTCTTTACCTCACTGCTGCTAGCACGGCTTGGCTTACGAGTGTTGACTATCGACGCAGATCCACAAGCAAATCTGACTTTTTATTTAAATCACGAGGTAGACCCAAACCAGCCCAGCTTATTTGAAGTGCTAACTGGGCAAGTGACAACAGAAGATGGTATTTACCCTACCACCCATGAAAATCTATTTCTGATCCCAGCAGATAGGGGACTGTTTAAGGTTTCAGATTTCCTCAGTAGCAGTGGTACGGGAGCATTTATTCTCAAACTACGGCTCAAATCTGTAGCCAATATCTTTGATTATGTCCTGATTGACGTACAACCATCGCGCTCCCAACTGTGCCTAACAGCAGTGGGAACGTCTGATTATGTCATCATCCCCGTCGAAGCCAACGTTAAAGGAACCAACAGCTTAATTGATACCCTGAGCTTCTTAACAGAACAAGCCAACTTAATGGCATTTACAGGCAGAGTATTAGGGATAGTTCCTTTTCGCGATCGCTGGGTAGGAAATACCCAAACCTTAGAAGGCAGGCAAAATATTGAAGCGATGCGAGAGTTTGCTCTCGACATTCCAATTTTACCGAGCATCCGAGAGTCTGAGAAGTTTAAGAGTGCAATCCGACAAGGCAAGTTGTTGTCAGACCTGGGACAATCCGACCTGCAATATCCCTTTGAGCAAATTATTGAGGCGTTAACTCATGAGTGA
- a CDS encoding DUF4365 domain-containing protein, protein MDINQQKEQFSITYIRAIAAVAGYSLYRPEVDNDSVDLGIVSRGGTGKILSPRLELQLKCTARDILDENYIKYPLNLKNYNDLKINALVPRILVVVLVPEKITDWIKQTEDELCIRHCGYWVSLREMPDTENLTNVTIEIPRSNQLTPLSLQTIIQRISFGDLP, encoded by the coding sequence ATGGATATTAACCAACAAAAAGAACAATTTAGCATCACCTATATCAGAGCCATCGCTGCCGTTGCAGGTTATTCTTTATATAGACCAGAAGTCGATAACGACAGCGTAGATTTAGGCATAGTCAGCAGAGGTGGTACAGGTAAAATCCTTTCCCCAAGACTAGAACTACAACTAAAGTGTACAGCTAGAGATATTCTGGATGAAAACTATATTAAATATCCCCTCAATCTCAAAAACTATAATGATTTAAAAATCAATGCCCTTGTCCCTCGGATTTTAGTTGTCGTTTTAGTTCCAGAAAAAATAACAGACTGGATAAAACAAACCGAAGATGAACTTTGTATTAGACATTGTGGTTACTGGGTATCCTTGCGCGAAATGCCAGACACCGAAAATCTAACCAATGTTACTATTGAAATACCCCGTAGTAATCAGTTGACACCCCTATCACTCCAAACCATCATTCAACGCATTAGTTTTGGAGATTTACCATGA
- a CDS encoding tyrosine-type recombinase/integrase, translated as MNPIHPENLSVLENSLSLAIGEDFSLENDPDVIQQLIGDKRSLNTKREYQKDLKDFFLFVAKKEPRRDLVLQFLHLEQRHAVAVVLKYKAHLIKKKLAEATVNRRLSAIKSMVEMGRRLGVCNFSLDDVKGEKVETYRDTMGIPAEDYALVIALVDRSILKGKRDYAIMRLLWDNALRRNEIVNLNVLDFNAKEKTLFILGKGKGSQKEVLDLSEKTTDAIASWIKASKKKRSNEPLFTVLAYHKNGARLTGEAIRRLVDGLCKQAGITKKMSPHRVRHSAITTVLDLNNGNYRATQRFSRHAQVQTVLKYDDNRQRLQKQMSDSISELI; from the coding sequence ATGAACCCCATTCACCCTGAAAATCTAAGCGTTCTAGAAAATTCGCTCTCCTTGGCGATCGGGGAGGATTTTTCTTTAGAAAATGACCCCGATGTTATCCAGCAGCTGATTGGGGATAAGCGATCGCTGAACACTAAGCGCGAATACCAAAAAGACCTGAAAGATTTTTTTCTGTTCGTTGCCAAAAAAGAACCCCGCCGGGATTTGGTTTTGCAATTCCTTCACCTGGAACAGCGTCACGCCGTTGCTGTAGTTCTCAAGTACAAAGCGCACCTGATCAAGAAAAAGCTGGCTGAAGCTACGGTGAATCGTCGCCTTAGTGCTATCAAGTCAATGGTTGAGATGGGGCGACGGCTGGGAGTCTGCAATTTCTCCCTGGATGATGTCAAAGGTGAAAAGGTCGAAACCTACCGTGACACAATGGGCATTCCAGCCGAGGACTATGCTTTAGTCATAGCGTTGGTTGACCGCAGTATCCTTAAGGGTAAGCGCGATTATGCCATTATGCGGTTGCTCTGGGATAATGCCTTGCGTCGGAATGAAATAGTCAATTTGAATGTGCTTGACTTTAACGCCAAGGAAAAAACTCTCTTTATCCTGGGTAAAGGTAAGGGTAGCCAGAAGGAAGTTCTTGATTTATCGGAGAAAACTACCGACGCAATCGCCAGTTGGATAAAAGCCAGTAAGAAGAAACGTAGCAATGAACCGCTTTTCACCGTGCTAGCATACCACAAAAATGGAGCGAGATTAACTGGAGAGGCAATCAGGCGATTGGTGGATGGGTTATGCAAGCAAGCCGGAATTACTAAGAAGATGTCACCGCATCGTGTTCGCCACAGTGCGATTACTACAGTATTGGATCTGAATAATGGCAACTACCGTGCTACTCAGCGATTCAGCAGACACGCCCAAGTACAAACGGTTTTGAAATATGATGATAACCGCCAGCGCTTGCAAAAGCAGATGAGCGACTCAATATCAGAACTGATTTAG